In Streptomyces sp. NBC_00433, a single genomic region encodes these proteins:
- a CDS encoding TcmI family type II polyketide cyclase, translating into MHRALIVARMAPGSADDIAEVFTDSDRGELPRLIGVKGRSLFQFGDLYFHLIEADGPPGPAVAEHASHPEFKNISERLSSHVSAYDPATWRSPKDAMAREFYRWERLGG; encoded by the coding sequence GTGCACCGCGCCCTGATCGTCGCCCGTATGGCACCCGGCTCGGCCGACGACATCGCCGAGGTCTTCACCGACTCCGACCGCGGCGAGCTGCCGCGGCTGATCGGGGTCAAGGGCCGCAGCCTGTTCCAGTTCGGCGACCTGTACTTCCATCTGATCGAGGCCGACGGCCCGCCCGGACCCGCGGTCGCCGAGCACGCCTCGCACCCGGAGTTCAAGAACATCAGCGAGCGGCTGTCGTCGCACGTCAGCGCCTACGACCCGGCGACCTGGCGGTCCCCGAAGGACGCCATGGCGCGCGAGTTCTACCGCTGGGAGCGCCTCGGCGGCTGA
- a CDS encoding SRPBCC family protein: protein MAAHTENEITVGAPLDLVWDMTNDLEHWPQLFSEYASVEILERQGRKTTFRLTMHPDENGTVWSWVSEREPVPETRTVTARRVETGPFDFMEIFWSYHEVPGGTRMRWVQDFAMKPEAPVDDAGMTARINANSAVQLELIRDKIEQRAREQVAVPN from the coding sequence ATGGCCGCGCACACCGAGAACGAGATCACCGTCGGCGCCCCGCTCGACCTCGTCTGGGACATGACGAACGACCTGGAGCACTGGCCGCAGCTGTTCAGCGAATACGCGTCGGTGGAGATCCTGGAGCGCCAGGGCCGCAAGACCACCTTCCGGCTGACGATGCACCCGGACGAGAACGGCACCGTGTGGAGCTGGGTCTCCGAGCGCGAGCCGGTGCCCGAGACCCGTACGGTCACCGCCCGCCGGGTCGAGACCGGCCCGTTCGACTTCATGGAGATCTTCTGGAGCTACCACGAGGTCCCGGGCGGCACCCGGATGCGCTGGGTGCAGGACTTCGCGATGAAGCCGGAGGCCCCCGTCGACGACGCCGGGATGACCGCCAGGATCAACGCGAACTCCGCCGTCCAGCTGGAGCTGATCAGGGACAAGATCGAGCAGCGCGCCCGCGAGCAGGTCGCCGTCCCCAACTGA
- a CDS encoding acyl carrier protein: MHTELTYAELASLMERRAGVIVDPADLELQSDTPFADFGLDSLGLLGIVGALENEHGATIPADADACRTPRELLDVVNDVLKARA, encoded by the coding sequence ATGCACACCGAACTCACCTACGCGGAACTGGCCTCGCTCATGGAGCGCCGGGCCGGCGTCATCGTCGACCCGGCCGACCTGGAGCTCCAGTCCGACACGCCGTTCGCCGACTTCGGCCTGGACTCGCTGGGCCTGCTCGGCATCGTCGGCGCGCTGGAGAACGAGCACGGCGCCACCATCCCCGCCGACGCCGACGCCTGCCGGACCCCCCGGGAGCTGCTCGACGTCGTCAACGACGTGCTGAAGGCGAGGGCTTGA
- a CDS encoding ketosynthase chain-length factor, translated as MTAKPSRQDEQRRAVITGMGVIAPTGIGADAYWKATKEGVSALGPVTREGCGELPLAVAGEVHGFDPATLVEERFLVQTDRFSHFAMAAADMALRDAALDAAGAGEFAIGVVTAAGSGGGEFGQRELQQLWGRGPRFVGPYQSIAWFYAASTGQISIRGGFKGPCGVVAGDEAGGLDAFAHAARSIRGGTDAMVLGATEAPLAPYSIVCQLGYPELSTVRDPQQAYLPFTDRACGFVPAEGGAMFVAEEETAARERGVTARAVIAGHAATFTGSADWAASREGLAHAIRGALDEAGIAPEEVDVVFADALGVPAADRAEALALADVLGRHAARVPVTAPKTGTGRAYCGASALDTACAVLAMEHGVVPPTPNVTDVTGGLDLVTGHARQADLRTALVLSRGLLGSNSALVLRHGADARP; from the coding sequence ATGACCGCCAAGCCGAGCAGGCAGGACGAGCAGCGCCGTGCGGTGATCACCGGGATGGGGGTGATCGCGCCCACCGGGATCGGCGCGGACGCGTATTGGAAGGCCACCAAGGAGGGCGTCAGCGCGCTCGGCCCGGTCACCAGGGAGGGCTGCGGCGAGCTGCCGCTGGCCGTCGCCGGCGAGGTGCACGGCTTCGACCCGGCGACGCTGGTCGAGGAGCGCTTCCTGGTGCAGACCGACCGCTTCAGCCACTTCGCGATGGCCGCCGCCGACATGGCGCTGAGAGACGCGGCCCTGGACGCCGCGGGCGCCGGCGAGTTCGCCATCGGCGTGGTCACCGCGGCGGGTTCCGGCGGCGGCGAGTTCGGCCAGCGCGAGCTGCAGCAACTGTGGGGCCGCGGGCCGCGGTTCGTCGGGCCCTACCAGTCCATCGCCTGGTTCTACGCGGCGAGCACCGGCCAGATATCCATCCGCGGCGGTTTCAAGGGCCCGTGCGGGGTGGTCGCCGGCGACGAGGCCGGTGGTCTCGACGCCTTCGCGCACGCGGCCCGCAGCATCCGCGGCGGCACCGACGCGATGGTGCTCGGCGCCACCGAGGCGCCGCTCGCGCCGTACTCGATCGTCTGCCAGCTGGGCTATCCGGAGCTGAGCACGGTCCGCGACCCGCAGCAGGCGTATCTGCCGTTCACCGACCGCGCCTGCGGCTTCGTGCCGGCCGAGGGCGGTGCGATGTTCGTGGCCGAGGAGGAGACAGCGGCCCGCGAACGCGGTGTCACCGCCCGCGCGGTGATCGCCGGGCACGCCGCGACCTTCACCGGGTCCGCCGACTGGGCGGCCTCGCGGGAAGGCCTGGCGCACGCGATCCGCGGCGCGCTGGACGAGGCCGGGATCGCGCCGGAGGAGGTCGACGTGGTCTTCGCCGACGCGCTCGGCGTGCCCGCGGCCGACCGCGCCGAGGCGCTGGCGCTGGCCGACGTGCTCGGCCGGCACGCGGCCCGGGTCCCGGTGACCGCCCCCAAGACCGGTACCGGGCGTGCCTACTGCGGCGCCTCGGCGCTGGACACCGCCTGCGCGGTGCTGGCCATGGAGCACGGCGTCGTGCCTCCCACCCCGAACGTCACGGACGTGACCGGCGGCCTCGACCTGGTCACCGGCCATGCCAGGCAGGCCGATCTGCGCACCGCCCTGGTGCTCAGCCGCGGGCTGCTCGGCTCGAACTCGGCACTGGTGCTGCGGCACGGCGCCGACGCCCGTCCCTGA
- a CDS encoding beta-ketoacyl-[acyl-carrier-protein] synthase family protein, which translates to MTRRVAVTGVGVVAPGGVGVPAFWDLLTAGRTATRAITRFDAAGFRSRIAAECDFDPAACGLDARQLSRADRYVQFAMAATDEALHDAGLDPRAEDPWRIGVSLGTAVGGTTRLEQDYALVSAGGDRWDVDHRPALPHLHRAFSPSALSAEVAEQVGAHGPVQTVSTGCTSGLDAVGYAFQTIEEGRADICIAGASDSPISPITVACFDAIKATSPNNDDPEHASRPFDANRDGFVLGEGGAVLVLEELEHARARGARVYCEVRGYASFGNAHHMTGLTREGLEMSRAIDRALAHGRIDRTAVDYVNAHGSGTKQNDRHETAAVKRSLGEHARRTPMSSIKSMVGHSLGAIGAIELAACALAMEHGVVPPTANYETPDPECDLDYVPRTAREMPLRTVLSVGSGFGGFQSAVVLNREESNR; encoded by the coding sequence GTGACCCGGCGGGTGGCGGTGACCGGGGTCGGCGTCGTCGCCCCCGGCGGGGTGGGCGTGCCCGCTTTCTGGGACCTGCTCACCGCCGGACGGACGGCGACCCGGGCCATCACCCGCTTCGACGCCGCCGGCTTCCGGTCCCGAATAGCCGCGGAGTGCGACTTCGACCCGGCCGCCTGCGGCCTGGACGCGCGGCAGCTGTCCCGCGCCGACCGCTACGTGCAGTTCGCGATGGCGGCGACCGACGAGGCGCTGCACGACGCGGGCCTCGACCCGCGGGCCGAGGACCCCTGGCGCATCGGGGTGTCACTGGGCACCGCGGTGGGCGGCACCACCCGGCTCGAACAGGACTACGCCCTGGTCAGCGCGGGCGGAGACCGGTGGGACGTGGACCACAGGCCGGCGCTGCCGCATCTGCACCGGGCGTTCTCGCCCAGCGCGCTGTCCGCGGAGGTCGCCGAGCAGGTCGGCGCGCACGGCCCGGTCCAGACGGTCTCCACCGGCTGCACCTCGGGTCTTGACGCGGTCGGCTACGCCTTCCAGACCATCGAGGAGGGCCGCGCCGACATCTGCATAGCCGGCGCGTCGGACTCGCCGATCTCGCCGATCACAGTGGCCTGCTTCGACGCCATCAAGGCGACCTCGCCGAACAACGACGACCCCGAGCACGCCTCCCGCCCGTTCGACGCCAACCGGGACGGCTTCGTCCTCGGTGAGGGCGGCGCAGTGCTGGTCCTTGAGGAGCTGGAGCACGCCAGGGCCCGCGGCGCCCGGGTGTACTGCGAGGTCAGGGGCTATGCCTCGTTCGGCAACGCCCACCACATGACCGGGCTGACCCGTGAGGGCCTTGAGATGTCGCGGGCCATCGACCGCGCGCTGGCGCACGGCAGGATCGACCGCACCGCCGTGGACTACGTCAATGCCCACGGCTCGGGCACCAAGCAGAACGACCGGCACGAGACGGCGGCCGTCAAGCGGTCGCTGGGCGAGCACGCCCGCAGGACCCCGATGAGTTCGATCAAGTCCATGGTCGGGCACTCCCTGGGTGCGATCGGCGCCATCGAACTGGCCGCCTGCGCACTGGCGATGGAGCACGGTGTGGTGCCTCCGACCGCCAACTACGAGACCCCCGACCCCGAGTGCGACCTCGACTACGTGCCGAGGACCGCGCGCGAGATGCCGTTGCGGACCGTGCTGTCCGTCGGCAGCGGCTTCGGCGGCTTCCAGTCCGCCGTGGTCCTCAACCGGGAGGAGTCGAACCGATGA
- a CDS encoding cupin domain-containing protein produces the protein MTAQPPRIVHVDDVEPNRRRGGDLRAMLTPTVSGSTSGFMGVAIVRRGERIAEHYHPYSEEFVFVVSGDLEVDLDGTPYALSADHGLLIPKDVRHRFRNVGDSEARMVFHLGPLAPRPELGHVDTEDAAGNPLVADGARPSAARPPEAAGAVS, from the coding sequence ATGACCGCTCAGCCCCCTCGGATCGTGCACGTCGATGATGTCGAGCCCAACCGGCGCCGCGGTGGTGATCTGCGCGCCATGCTCACCCCGACCGTCAGCGGATCGACCAGCGGATTCATGGGTGTGGCGATCGTGCGGCGCGGTGAGCGCATCGCCGAGCACTACCACCCCTACTCGGAGGAGTTCGTCTTCGTGGTCAGCGGCGACCTCGAAGTCGACCTCGACGGCACGCCGTACGCGCTGAGCGCCGACCACGGGCTGCTGATCCCGAAGGACGTACGCCACCGCTTCCGCAATGTCGGTGACAGCGAGGCGCGGATGGTCTTCCACCTCGGCCCGCTCGCGCCGCGCCCCGAGCTGGGCCACGTCGACACCGAGGACGCCGCGGGCAACCCGCTGGTCGCCGACGGTGCCCGGCCGAGCGCGGCGCGGCCCCCGGAAGCGGCGGGGGCGGTCTCGTGA
- a CDS encoding antibiotic biosynthesis monooxygenase: MTILSEEPGTAGTAAGAQDTECARLRVVLLLDIQKGAQERFLDAYELLRSQVASVPGHVSDQLCQSIEDPSQWLITSEWESSEPFLAWVDSPEHREMVKPMHSCVNDTRSLRFDILRETSVAGHTGHRAPRPERAGDGRVRHAITFTVRPGSEEKVAKLLADYASPSARVDSATRLCRTTLFMHGNRVVRAVEVSGNLVAALRHVAQQPEVRAVEEAINPYLEEERDLTDPEAARAFFTRAGLPAVHEAVAEADRAGKVRRYALHYPVLGGSGAAAARVLARSDELAAADPTGSLVRSTIFQRDDVVVRVIDLAAAADEDLALTTGTADRDLAAELGRLLELPDAVRDLGDDRGRGQLLAHLEMTLVTDRHAQDS, from the coding sequence ATGACGATCCTGTCCGAAGAGCCGGGGACGGCGGGCACCGCGGCAGGCGCGCAGGACACCGAGTGCGCTCGGCTTCGCGTGGTCCTGCTGCTGGACATCCAGAAGGGCGCGCAGGAGCGCTTCCTCGACGCGTACGAGCTGCTGCGCAGCCAGGTCGCCTCGGTGCCCGGGCACGTCAGCGACCAGCTGTGCCAGTCCATCGAGGACCCCTCGCAGTGGCTGATCACCAGCGAGTGGGAAAGCTCCGAGCCCTTCCTGGCCTGGGTGGACAGCCCGGAGCACCGCGAGATGGTCAAGCCGATGCACTCCTGCGTCAACGACACCCGCTCGCTGCGGTTCGACATCCTGCGCGAGACGTCGGTGGCCGGGCACACCGGGCACCGGGCGCCGCGTCCGGAGCGGGCCGGCGACGGCCGCGTCCGGCACGCGATCACCTTCACCGTCCGGCCGGGCAGCGAGGAGAAGGTCGCCAAGCTGCTGGCCGACTACGCCTCCCCGTCCGCGCGGGTCGACTCGGCCACCCGGCTGTGCAGGACGACGCTGTTCATGCACGGCAACCGGGTGGTCCGCGCGGTCGAGGTCAGCGGCAACCTGGTCGCGGCACTGCGGCACGTGGCGCAGCAGCCCGAGGTGCGGGCGGTCGAGGAGGCCATCAACCCGTACCTGGAGGAGGAGCGCGACCTGACCGACCCGGAGGCCGCCAGGGCGTTCTTCACCAGGGCCGGGCTGCCCGCGGTGCACGAGGCGGTGGCGGAGGCCGACCGCGCCGGCAAGGTCCGCAGGTACGCGCTGCACTACCCGGTCCTCGGCGGCAGCGGCGCCGCGGCGGCCCGGGTGCTCGCCAGGTCCGACGAGCTCGCGGCGGCCGACCCGACCGGCTCGCTGGTGCGCAGCACGATCTTCCAGCGCGACGACGTCGTCGTCCGGGTGATCGACCTGGCCGCGGCAGCCGACGAGGACCTGGCGCTGACCACCGGCACCGCCGACCGCGACCTGGCCGCGGAGCTGGGCCGGCTGCTCGAACTGCCGGACGCCGTCCGCGACCTGGGCGACGACCGGGGCCGCGGGCAGCTGCTCGCGCACCTGGAGATGACCCTGGTCACCGATCGCCACGCACAGGACTCGTGA
- a CDS encoding FAD-dependent monooxygenase, producing MQPTSDDRVPVLITGGSLVGLSTSLFLGRLGVDHLLVEKHAATSHHPRGRGNNVRTMELYRTAGVEPAIRAAASVLSRNHGILQAESLTGDNQRWLFREIDPGGGLAAFSPSGWCLCSQNDLEPVLLKEARALGADIRFGVELRSFEQDADGVTAQVLHRDTGETRTVRADYLVAADGPRSPVRESLGIGQTGAGELFHNVSVTFRAKRLAEVVGDRHFIACYLTNPDADGALLPVDNEAEWVFHLPWHPERGEPLEAFTDERCAAHIRTAVGVPGLEVEITGKAPWHAAERVAERYSRGRVLLAGDSAHEMSPTGAFGSNTGIQDAHNLAWKLAAVLGGWAGPGLLETYGAERRPVAVATSARASQRSAEHSHPGYDAAPAGGSRQSGVLTVALGYRYPAGAVIGVDPRRPVVPEGPPAPPPGPGGTGGPVVPTDPTVQGPGSTPAERPPGGPAVPTASGGKGGRPAGAAGGPRLWLGEPGTRAPHLWVDRAGERVSTLDLYERVPVLLTGAGSAAGEAWHGAAGSVASELGVPLERYRVGAGKDADLVTEPGADWSSVHGTGQDGALLVRPDGFVAWRATTGCADPAAELSAVLRQVLSLD from the coding sequence ATGCAACCGACGTCCGACGACCGTGTACCGGTCCTCATCACCGGCGGGTCCCTGGTGGGACTGTCGACCTCACTCTTCCTCGGCCGGCTCGGCGTGGACCACCTGCTGGTCGAGAAGCACGCCGCGACCTCCCACCACCCGCGCGGCCGCGGCAACAACGTGCGCACGATGGAGCTGTACCGGACGGCCGGCGTGGAGCCGGCGATCCGCGCGGCCGCGTCCGTCCTGTCCCGCAACCACGGCATCCTGCAGGCCGAGTCGCTGACCGGCGACAACCAGCGATGGCTCTTCCGGGAGATCGACCCGGGCGGCGGCCTCGCCGCCTTCAGCCCGTCGGGCTGGTGCCTGTGCAGCCAGAACGACCTGGAGCCGGTGCTGCTGAAGGAGGCCCGCGCGCTGGGCGCCGACATCCGCTTCGGCGTCGAGCTGCGGTCCTTCGAGCAGGACGCCGACGGCGTGACCGCGCAGGTCCTGCACCGCGACACCGGCGAGACCCGCACCGTGCGCGCCGACTACCTGGTCGCCGCCGACGGGCCGCGCAGCCCGGTGCGCGAGAGCCTGGGCATCGGCCAGACCGGCGCCGGCGAGCTGTTCCACAACGTGAGCGTCACCTTCCGCGCCAAGCGGCTCGCCGAGGTCGTCGGCGACCGCCACTTCATCGCCTGCTACCTGACCAACCCGGACGCCGACGGGGCGCTGCTGCCGGTCGACAACGAGGCCGAATGGGTCTTCCACCTGCCCTGGCACCCCGAACGCGGCGAGCCGCTCGAAGCCTTCACCGACGAGCGGTGCGCCGCGCACATCCGCACCGCGGTGGGGGTGCCGGGCCTGGAGGTCGAGATCACCGGAAAGGCACCGTGGCATGCCGCGGAAAGGGTGGCCGAGCGCTACTCGCGGGGCCGGGTGCTGCTGGCGGGCGACTCCGCCCACGAGATGTCGCCGACCGGCGCCTTCGGCTCCAACACCGGTATCCAGGACGCCCACAACCTGGCCTGGAAGCTCGCCGCGGTCCTCGGCGGCTGGGCGGGGCCCGGCCTGCTGGAGACCTACGGCGCCGAGCGGCGCCCGGTCGCGGTGGCCACCAGCGCCCGCGCCTCCCAGCGCTCGGCCGAGCACAGCCACCCCGGCTACGACGCCGCCCCGGCCGGCGGCAGCCGGCAGAGCGGTGTGCTGACCGTGGCGCTCGGCTACCGCTACCCGGCCGGCGCCGTCATCGGCGTCGACCCGCGGCGCCCGGTCGTCCCCGAGGGCCCGCCCGCCCCGCCGCCCGGCCCCGGCGGCACGGGCGGCCCGGTCGTCCCGACGGACCCGACCGTCCAGGGCCCCGGCAGCACCCCGGCCGAGCGGCCCCCGGGCGGCCCGGCCGTCCCGACCGCGTCCGGCGGCAAGGGCGGCAGGCCCGCGGGCGCGGCCGGCGGGCCGCGGCTGTGGCTGGGGGAGCCCGGCACGCGGGCGCCGCACCTGTGGGTCGACCGCGCCGGCGAGCGGGTCTCCACGCTCGACCTCTACGAGCGGGTGCCGGTGCTGCTGACCGGTGCCGGGAGCGCGGCCGGCGAGGCGTGGCACGGCGCCGCGGGCTCCGTCGCGAGTGAACTCGGGGTGCCGCTTGAGCGCTACCGGGTCGGCGCGGGCAAGGACGCCGACCTGGTGACCGAGCCCGGCGCGGACTGGTCCTCGGTGCACGGCACGGGCCAGGACGGCGCCCTGCTCGTACGCCCCGACGGCTTCGTCGCCTGGCGTGCCACCACCGGCTGCGCCGACCCGGCGGCCGAGCTGAGCGCCGTGCTGCGCCAGGTGCTCAGCCTGGACTGA
- a CDS encoding glycoside hydrolase family 3 C-terminal domain-containing protein, producing MTLPEKVSQLFGIWVGASDEGGEVAPYQHEMEEPVTLESLLPQGLGQLTRSYGTAPVDPALGALSLLRTQRRIAAANRFGIPAVAHEECLAGFATWGATAYPVPLSWGASFDPELVRTMAARIGRDMRAVGVHQGLAPVLDVVRDARWGRVEETIGEDPYLIGTVGTAYVQGLESTGIVATLKHFVGYSASRAGRNLAPVGMGSRERADVMLAPFEMALRESGVRSVMHAYTDTDGIPSAADEELLTGLLRETWGFTGTVVADYFGIAFLKTLHGVAGTLGEAAGAALAAGVDIELPTVKAFGEPLLKALADGQVPEAHIDRALRRVLVQKVQLGLLDPDWDPVPEALADADLDDTAALRGLVDLDPAENRAIARQIAERSVVLLRNDGTLPLAGPARIAVIGPNAEVPTAVLGCYSFPLHVGGQHPEMPLGIELPTLREALAAEFPGSEIVTAAGCGIDTEGTEGFAEAVRLAAEADIVVLALGDRAGLFGRGTSGEGCDAESLALPGVQQQLLDTLLDTGTPVVVTMLAGRPYVLGRAVTEAAAIVQTFFPGEEGTGAVAGVLSGRVAPSGRLPVSIPRQSGSQPTTYLASRLGQSSATSNIDPTPAFGFGHGLTYTTFQWTDLDVPDLQAGTDGEIRLAFTVRNTGERAGTELVQLYLHDPVASVVQPVQRLIGYQRVDLAPGQSARVEVTVPADLASFTGRAGRRIVEPGELELRLGASSTDLRLTVIATLTGQVRELDHTRRLHAAFSTSAEPLPVA from the coding sequence ATGACCCTGCCGGAAAAGGTCTCGCAGCTGTTCGGCATATGGGTGGGTGCGTCCGACGAAGGCGGCGAGGTCGCCCCGTACCAGCACGAGATGGAGGAACCGGTCACCCTTGAGAGCCTGCTGCCGCAGGGGCTCGGTCAGCTGACCAGGTCGTACGGCACCGCGCCTGTCGACCCGGCGCTCGGCGCGCTGTCGCTGCTGCGCACCCAGCGCCGCATCGCCGCGGCGAACCGTTTCGGCATTCCGGCCGTCGCGCACGAGGAGTGCCTGGCCGGCTTCGCGACGTGGGGCGCCACCGCCTATCCCGTGCCGCTGTCGTGGGGTGCCAGCTTCGACCCGGAGCTGGTCCGCACCATGGCGGCCCGGATCGGGCGCGACATGCGCGCGGTCGGCGTGCACCAGGGCCTGGCCCCGGTGCTCGACGTGGTGCGCGACGCGCGCTGGGGACGGGTCGAGGAGACCATCGGCGAGGACCCGTATCTCATCGGCACGGTCGGCACCGCCTACGTCCAGGGCCTGGAGTCCACCGGGATCGTGGCGACGCTCAAGCACTTCGTGGGCTACTCCGCCTCCCGCGCCGGCCGCAACCTCGCGCCGGTCGGCATGGGCAGCAGGGAGCGCGCCGACGTGATGCTGGCGCCGTTCGAGATGGCGCTGCGCGAGAGCGGCGTCCGCTCGGTCATGCACGCCTACACCGACACCGACGGCATTCCCTCCGCCGCCGACGAGGAGCTGCTGACCGGGCTGCTGCGTGAGACCTGGGGCTTCACCGGGACGGTCGTCGCCGACTACTTCGGCATCGCCTTCCTCAAGACGCTGCACGGTGTGGCCGGCACCCTCGGCGAGGCGGCCGGCGCCGCGCTCGCCGCGGGCGTCGACATCGAGCTGCCCACCGTCAAGGCGTTCGGCGAGCCGCTGCTCAAGGCGCTGGCAGACGGGCAGGTCCCCGAGGCGCACATCGACCGGGCGCTGCGCCGCGTCCTGGTCCAGAAGGTGCAGCTCGGTCTGCTCGACCCGGACTGGGACCCGGTGCCCGAGGCACTGGCCGACGCCGACCTCGACGACACCGCCGCACTGCGCGGCCTGGTGGACCTCGACCCGGCGGAGAACCGGGCCATCGCCCGGCAGATCGCCGAGCGCAGTGTCGTCCTGCTGCGCAACGACGGCACCCTGCCGCTCGCGGGGCCTGCCAGGATCGCGGTCATCGGCCCCAACGCCGAGGTCCCCACCGCGGTGCTCGGCTGCTACTCCTTCCCCTTGCACGTCGGCGGGCAGCACCCGGAGATGCCGCTCGGCATCGAGCTGCCCACGCTGCGCGAGGCGCTCGCCGCCGAATTCCCCGGCAGCGAGATCGTCACCGCCGCGGGCTGCGGTATCGACACCGAAGGCACCGAGGGCTTCGCGGAGGCCGTGCGGCTGGCCGCGGAAGCGGACATCGTTGTCCTGGCGCTCGGCGACCGTGCCGGCCTCTTCGGCCGCGGTACCAGCGGTGAGGGCTGCGACGCCGAGTCGCTGGCGCTGCCCGGGGTCCAGCAGCAGCTGCTGGACACGCTGCTCGACACCGGCACCCCGGTCGTCGTCACCATGCTCGCGGGGCGTCCTTACGTGCTCGGCCGGGCGGTGACCGAGGCCGCGGCGATCGTGCAGACGTTCTTCCCCGGCGAGGAGGGCACCGGCGCCGTCGCCGGTGTGCTGTCGGGCCGGGTGGCGCCTTCCGGACGCCTGCCGGTCAGCATCCCGCGGCAGTCCGGCAGCCAGCCGACGACGTATCTGGCGTCCAGGCTCGGCCAGTCCAGCGCGACGTCGAACATCGACCCGACGCCGGCCTTCGGCTTCGGCCACGGTCTGACGTACACCACCTTCCAGTGGACCGACCTGGACGTGCCGGACCTGCAGGCCGGCACGGACGGCGAGATACGTCTCGCGTTCACCGTGCGCAACACCGGTGAGCGGGCGGGCACCGAACTGGTGCAGCTGTACCTGCACGACCCGGTCGCCTCCGTGGTGCAGCCGGTGCAGCGCCTCATCGGCTACCAGCGGGTGGACCTGGCACCCGGGCAGTCCGCCCGGGTCGAGGTCACCGTGCCGGCCGACCTGGCGTCCTTCACCGGGCGGGCCGGGCGGCGCATCGTGGAGCCCGGCGAGCTGGAGCTGCGGCTCGGCGCGTCGTCCACGGACCTGCGGCTGACCGTCATCGCCACGCTGACCGGGCAGGTGCGGGAGCTGGACCACACCCGCCGGCTGCACGCGGCGTTCAGCACGTCGGCGGAGCCGCTGCCGGTGGCATGA
- a CDS encoding carbohydrate ABC transporter permease, giving the protein MKRRPNYLAGLGSLVWLFLIGLPLYVMLAATLQDHSDYSSNGPLAFPKHFTLHNYTQDFSNGFGHFFLNTLVVTIAVVAIVVLVVPPLAYSIVRSQGRITTGIFRLFLLGLAIPAQAVIVPMFYVISKAGLYDNLIGVILPTAAFSLPVCALILTGVMREISPELYEAMAVDGASPWRVFFQLVVPLSKSGLSTIVVFSALQAWNGFLFPLVLTQSDSSKVITLGLFNFQTEHGIDIPGLLAAVVLSMLPIFIVYLFARRALVQGLMGVGGK; this is encoded by the coding sequence ATGAAGCGCCGTCCCAACTATCTCGCCGGGCTCGGCTCGCTCGTCTGGCTGTTCCTGATCGGCCTGCCGCTGTACGTGATGCTCGCGGCCACCCTGCAGGACCACTCCGACTACTCGTCGAACGGGCCGCTGGCCTTCCCCAAGCACTTCACGCTGCACAACTACACGCAGGACTTCTCGAACGGCTTCGGCCACTTCTTCCTGAACACCCTGGTGGTGACCATCGCGGTGGTCGCGATCGTGGTGCTGGTGGTGCCTCCGCTGGCGTACTCGATCGTCCGCAGCCAGGGCCGGATCACCACCGGGATCTTCCGGCTGTTCCTGCTGGGCCTGGCGATCCCCGCCCAGGCGGTGATCGTGCCGATGTTCTACGTCATCAGCAAGGCCGGCCTGTACGACAACCTGATCGGCGTCATCCTGCCGACCGCGGCCTTCTCGCTGCCCGTGTGCGCGCTGATCCTCACCGGCGTGATGCGGGAGATCAGCCCGGAGCTGTACGAGGCCATGGCCGTGGACGGCGCGTCGCCGTGGCGGGTGTTCTTCCAGCTGGTGGTCCCGCTGTCCAAGAGCGGACTGTCCACGATCGTGGTCTTCTCCGCCCTCCAGGCGTGGAACGGCTTCCTCTTCCCGCTGGTCCTGACCCAGTCCGACTCGTCGAAGGTCATCACCCTCGGCCTCTTCAACTTCCAGACCGAGCACGGCATCGACATCCCCGGCCTGCTGGCCGCGGTCGTGCTGTCGATGCTGCCCATCTTCATCGTCTACCTGTTCGCCCGCCGTGCCCTGGTCCAGGGACTCATGGGCGTCGGAGGAAAGTGA